In Streptomyces nojiriensis, one genomic interval encodes:
- a CDS encoding N-formylglutamate amidohydrolase, giving the protein MNHAPEPFRILPGAGTSPVILHVPHSSRVIPESVRGGILLDDRELERELDHITDSHTADIAAAAAAGAAVTPWRFVNGLSRLVVDPERFPDEREEMLAVGMGAVYTRTTHRERLRADGFDGRPLIDRYFHPYADAMARAVADRLEAVGRAVIIDVHSYPTEPLPYELHGAGPRPPICLGTDPFHTEPGLLAAAEKAFAGFGGTGLDSPFAGTYVPLDHYAKDPRVGALMVEIRRDVYMSEPGGPAGSGLVALAAALAELVDAVRP; this is encoded by the coding sequence ATGAACCATGCGCCCGAGCCCTTCCGGATCCTGCCCGGCGCCGGCACGTCGCCGGTGATCCTGCACGTGCCGCACTCCTCGCGCGTCATACCGGAGTCCGTCCGCGGCGGCATCCTCCTGGACGACCGGGAGCTGGAGCGGGAGCTCGACCACATCACCGACTCCCACACCGCGGACATCGCCGCGGCGGCCGCCGCCGGAGCCGCCGTCACGCCGTGGCGGTTCGTCAACGGGTTGTCGCGCCTCGTCGTCGACCCCGAGCGCTTCCCCGACGAGCGCGAGGAGATGCTGGCCGTGGGGATGGGAGCGGTGTACACGCGCACCACCCACCGCGAGCGCCTGCGCGCCGACGGCTTCGACGGCCGGCCGCTGATCGACCGCTACTTCCACCCGTACGCGGACGCGATGGCGCGAGCCGTGGCGGACCGGCTCGAGGCCGTCGGGCGCGCCGTGATCATCGACGTGCACTCGTACCCGACGGAGCCGCTCCCGTACGAACTGCACGGCGCCGGCCCCCGGCCCCCGATCTGCCTGGGCACGGACCCCTTCCACACCGAGCCCGGACTCCTCGCGGCGGCCGAGAAGGCGTTCGCGGGCTTCGGCGGCACGGGGCTCGACAGCCCCTTCGCCGGCACGTACGTGCCGCTCGACCACTACGCCAAGGACCCGCGGGTCGGCGCACTGATGGTCGAGATCCGCCGCGACGTGTACATGTCCGAGCCCGGCGGTCCCGCCGGCTCCGGCCTCGTCGCGCTGGCGGCGGCGCTGGCGGAACTCGTGGACGCCGTGCGCCCGTAG
- a CDS encoding HlyD family efflux transporter periplasmic adaptor subunit: MQFRQKALSKLQSPEELDLPVRLARPQGRLVLAVTIAVMAAATYWAFTGTVSSKLSASGILTRAEGSYVLQTPVAGQVTGVLAEEGQLLAAGAPLLNVRTEQGERPVRVVAGGRLTTLVAKVGSVVATGADVATVERATGPQDPLVAVLYVPGAGGSAIAVGAPVDLSVQSVPQQRFGMLRGRVTAVGRAPLTRAQIGGFLGDSGLAEQFSRHGSPVAVVVRLERSSATPSGYRWSSADGPPYAVDSRTPVTGAVRLAAQRPVDWLLP, encoded by the coding sequence GTGCAGTTTCGCCAAAAGGCTCTTTCCAAGCTGCAATCGCCCGAGGAATTGGATCTGCCGGTTCGTCTGGCCCGCCCGCAGGGGCGACTCGTCCTCGCCGTCACGATCGCCGTCATGGCGGCCGCGACCTACTGGGCCTTCACCGGGACCGTGTCGTCCAAGCTGAGCGCATCCGGCATCCTCACCCGGGCCGAGGGCAGTTACGTGCTGCAGACGCCGGTCGCGGGACAGGTGACCGGAGTCCTCGCCGAGGAGGGCCAGTTGCTGGCCGCCGGTGCGCCCCTGCTCAACGTCCGTACGGAGCAGGGGGAACGGCCCGTGCGCGTGGTGGCCGGCGGCCGGTTGACGACCCTGGTGGCCAAGGTGGGTTCGGTCGTCGCCACGGGTGCGGACGTGGCCACCGTGGAACGCGCGACGGGCCCGCAGGACCCGCTGGTGGCCGTGCTGTACGTGCCGGGCGCCGGCGGCTCGGCGATCGCCGTGGGCGCCCCGGTCGACCTGAGCGTGCAGTCCGTCCCCCAGCAGCGGTTCGGCATGCTGCGCGGGCGCGTCACGGCGGTCGGCCGCGCACCCCTGACACGGGCGCAGATCGGCGGCTTCCTCGGCGACAGCGGGCTCGCCGAACAGTTCTCCCGCCACGGCAGCCCGGTGGCCGTGGTCGTCCGGCTCGAACGGTCCTCCGCCACCCCTTCCGGCTACCGGTGGTCCTCCGCGGACGGGCCCCCGTACGCCGTCGATTCGAGGACACCGGTCACCGGAGCCGTCCGCCTCGCCGCCCAGCGCCCGGTCGACTGGCTGCTGCCGTGA
- a CDS encoding M15 family metallopeptidase, with translation MRARLAVTVTALAAALTAAVAATPAGASAPPSAAKAPRAFVALSSVDPTILQEMRYVRPHNFVGEPIDGYRQPVCILTRPAAEALHRAQVRLLRQGYSLKVYDCYRPQRAVDHFVRWAEDLGDERRKAEFYPRVDKSRLFEDGYIAGKSGHSRGSTTDVTLVRLPALPAPRPRPGQESVPCYAPRAERYPDNSVDMGTGFDCFDTLSHTDDPRVQGAQRANRDLLRSALAAEGFVNLPEEWWHFTHKPELFPDTYFDFPVAHRSVAGHRS, from the coding sequence ATGAGGGCACGCCTCGCCGTGACCGTAACGGCCCTCGCCGCCGCTCTGACGGCGGCCGTGGCCGCCACCCCCGCCGGGGCGAGCGCACCGCCGTCCGCGGCGAAGGCGCCGCGCGCGTTCGTGGCTCTGAGCTCGGTCGACCCGACGATCCTGCAGGAGATGCGGTACGTGCGTCCGCACAACTTCGTCGGCGAGCCGATCGACGGCTACCGCCAGCCCGTCTGCATCCTGACCCGGCCGGCCGCCGAGGCCCTGCACCGGGCCCAGGTACGCCTGCTGCGCCAGGGCTACTCGCTCAAGGTGTACGACTGCTACCGGCCGCAGCGGGCCGTCGACCACTTCGTACGGTGGGCCGAGGACCTCGGCGACGAGCGGCGGAAGGCGGAGTTCTATCCGCGCGTCGACAAGTCACGGCTGTTCGAGGACGGCTACATCGCCGGGAAGTCGGGGCACAGCCGGGGCAGCACCACGGACGTGACGCTGGTGCGGCTGCCGGCGCTGCCGGCGCCCCGCCCGCGGCCGGGTCAGGAGTCGGTGCCCTGCTACGCGCCCCGGGCGGAGCGGTACCCGGACAACTCGGTGGACATGGGTACGGGTTTCGACTGCTTCGACACGCTGTCGCACACCGACGACCCGCGCGTCCAGGGGGCACAGCGCGCCAACCGGGACCTGCTGAGGTCGGCCCTGGCGGCGGAGGGTTTCGTCAACCTGCCCGAGGAGTGGTGGCACTTCACGCACAAGCCGGAG
- a CDS encoding NHLP bacteriocin export ABC transporter permease/ATPase subunit encodes MTYTDHGTSDAATGTPAGAPDPVVAALGALGSPVDCTGLRSLSLEGPLVLWLVVEGELDLFAVDAAQGGHWHFLGRLEPGTLLLGPAEGPDHTLVGRPRQGCRLRRIELRELYPAEYTPYPQDAQYPQQAGEGPYGAAAAGRPSPLEDAFARGIGRGLRVLHEAPPAGTATAGHGGADDDILWMRIAPGSVRYGAEYETEPVGTLLVDAAMWQGMVDQQYRLLYALDGWIEQLERAHEDRTAAGIEAGRAARTQADRTLLASIVRTGGRDRHRAADADATFAACRVVAGAAGIALTPPGGAGTTSEQLDPVERIALASRIRTRAVGLGARWWREDHGPLVGRREKDGTPVALLWRRGGYEAVDPATGRRERVGRAGQAAFEPRAVMLYRPLPEGRVGLPALLRFTLRGTFPELRSLLLGGLVAVVLGALVPVATGQVLGRYVPQGETGLIVRTGLALVATAVVAAVFMLLQNTSLLRMEGRIEATLQPAVWDRLLRLPATFFTGRSTGELAGAAMGISAMRRVLSGIGPVCVQAGAVGVVSFVLLLVHSVPLAMAALGMLVVIAVVFLGLGLWQLRYERRLNTLGHRLGNQAFQILRGLPKLRVAAAESFAYAAWAREFARTRDLQQRIGRTQNVSTVLGAVHLPLCTLVMFVLLAGPARGAMSASEFLTFSTALTILLSSVTQVTGALLSAASVLPMFEQVRPLLREIPEVDRSSTRPGRLTGAIEAENLSYRYADDGPLVLDDVSLRIAPGEFVAVVGASGCGKSTLLRLLIGFDGPVSGRVLYDGQDLAALDRAAVRRQCGVVLQNAQPLSGSILDCIRGTGTFSPEEAWEAAAMAGLAADIEAMPMGMHTILSDGGGTVSGGQRQRLMIAQALIRKPRILFLDEATSALDNEAQRVVTESTRALRTTRLVIAHRLSTVMDADRVIVVSDGRIVQQGPPAELLADTTGLFHGLVRRQLR; translated from the coding sequence GTGACGTACACGGACCACGGCACCTCCGATGCCGCCACCGGTACGCCGGCCGGAGCTCCGGATCCGGTCGTCGCGGCTCTGGGCGCACTGGGCTCGCCGGTGGACTGCACGGGGCTGCGCAGCCTGTCCCTGGAAGGGCCGCTCGTCCTGTGGCTGGTCGTGGAGGGCGAGCTGGACCTGTTCGCGGTGGACGCCGCGCAGGGCGGGCACTGGCACTTCCTGGGCCGGCTGGAGCCGGGCACGCTGCTGCTCGGTCCGGCCGAGGGCCCTGACCACACGCTGGTCGGCCGGCCCCGGCAGGGATGCCGGCTGCGCCGTATCGAGCTGCGGGAGCTGTACCCCGCGGAGTACACGCCGTACCCGCAGGACGCGCAGTACCCGCAGCAGGCCGGCGAAGGGCCGTACGGCGCCGCTGCCGCAGGACGGCCGAGCCCGCTGGAGGACGCCTTCGCGCGCGGCATCGGCCGGGGTCTGCGCGTGCTCCACGAGGCGCCGCCGGCCGGCACCGCCACGGCCGGGCACGGCGGAGCCGACGACGACATCCTGTGGATGCGGATCGCTCCCGGCAGCGTGCGCTACGGCGCCGAGTACGAGACGGAGCCGGTCGGTACCCTCCTCGTCGACGCGGCGATGTGGCAGGGCATGGTCGACCAGCAGTACCGGCTGCTGTACGCCCTGGACGGCTGGATCGAGCAGCTGGAGCGCGCCCACGAGGACCGCACGGCCGCCGGGATCGAGGCCGGCCGGGCAGCCCGCACCCAGGCGGACCGGACGCTGCTGGCGTCCATCGTCCGCACCGGCGGCCGGGACCGGCACCGGGCCGCGGACGCCGACGCGACCTTCGCGGCGTGCCGTGTCGTCGCCGGCGCGGCCGGCATCGCCCTGACCCCACCGGGCGGGGCGGGCACCACGTCCGAGCAGCTGGATCCCGTCGAACGCATCGCGCTCGCGTCGCGGATCCGCACCCGCGCGGTCGGTCTCGGCGCGCGCTGGTGGCGGGAGGACCACGGGCCGTTGGTGGGCCGGCGCGAGAAGGACGGCACGCCGGTCGCCCTGCTGTGGCGGCGCGGCGGCTACGAGGCGGTCGATCCCGCCACCGGCAGGCGCGAGCGCGTCGGGCGAGCCGGCCAAGCCGCCTTCGAACCGCGCGCCGTCATGCTGTACCGCCCCCTGCCCGAGGGGCGGGTGGGCCTGCCCGCACTGCTCCGGTTCACCCTGCGCGGCACCTTCCCCGAACTGCGGAGCCTGCTGCTGGGCGGGCTGGTGGCGGTGGTGCTGGGGGCACTGGTGCCGGTCGCCACCGGCCAGGTCCTCGGCCGCTACGTCCCGCAGGGCGAGACCGGCCTCATCGTGCGGACGGGGCTGGCGCTGGTCGCGACCGCCGTGGTCGCGGCGGTGTTCATGCTGCTGCAGAACACCTCCCTCCTGCGCATGGAGGGCCGTATCGAGGCCACCTTGCAACCGGCCGTGTGGGACCGGCTGCTGCGCCTGCCGGCGACGTTCTTCACCGGTCGCTCCACCGGCGAACTGGCCGGTGCCGCGATGGGCATCAGCGCGATGCGCCGCGTGCTGTCCGGCATCGGCCCGGTCTGCGTACAGGCGGGCGCGGTCGGCGTGGTGAGCTTCGTACTGCTGCTCGTCCACAGCGTGCCGCTGGCGATGGCCGCGCTGGGCATGCTGGTCGTCATCGCGGTGGTCTTCCTGGGCCTGGGGCTGTGGCAGCTGCGGTACGAGCGCCGGCTGAACACGCTCGGCCACCGGTTGGGGAACCAGGCCTTCCAGATCCTGCGGGGCCTGCCCAAGCTCCGCGTCGCCGCGGCCGAGAGCTTCGCGTACGCCGCCTGGGCGAGGGAGTTCGCCCGTACCCGCGACCTGCAGCAGCGCATCGGCCGGACGCAGAACGTCAGCACGGTCCTCGGCGCCGTCCACCTGCCGCTGTGCACGCTGGTGATGTTCGTCCTGCTGGCCGGTCCGGCACGCGGCGCCATGTCCGCCAGTGAGTTCCTCACCTTCAGCACCGCGCTGACGATACTGCTGTCGTCGGTCACGCAGGTGACCGGGGCGCTCCTCTCGGCCGCATCGGTCCTGCCGATGTTCGAGCAGGTCCGGCCGCTCCTGCGGGAGATCCCCGAGGTGGACCGCTCCAGTACCCGCCCGGGACGGCTGACCGGTGCCATCGAGGCCGAGAACCTGTCCTACCGCTACGCCGACGACGGCCCGCTCGTCCTCGACGACGTCAGCCTCCGGATCGCACCGGGCGAGTTCGTCGCGGTCGTCGGGGCCAGTGGCTGCGGCAAGTCGACCCTGCTGCGGCTGCTCATCGGCTTCGACGGGCCCGTCTCGGGCCGTGTGCTCTACGACGGCCAGGACCTGGCGGCGCTGGACCGGGCGGCCGTACGCCGCCAGTGCGGCGTCGTACTGCAGAACGCCCAGCCGCTCTCCGGCTCGATCCTCGACTGCATCCGCGGCACCGGGACGTTCTCGCCGGAGGAGGCGTGGGAGGCCGCCGCGATGGCGGGCCTGGCGGCGGACATCGAGGCCATGCCGATGGGCATGCACACCATCCTGTCCGACGGCGGCGGGACCGTCTCGGGCGGTCAGCGCCAACGGCTGATGATCGCCCAGGCCCTCATCCGCAAGCCGCGCATCCTGTTCCTCGACGAAGCCACCAGCGCGCTGGACAACGAGGCCCAGCGTGTGGTCACCGAATCCACCCGCGCCCTGCGGACCACCCGCCTCGTGATCGCCCACCGGCTCTCCACGGTCATGGACGCCGACCGGGTGATCGTCGTGTCGGACGGCCGGATCGTCCAGCAGGGCCCGCCCGCCGAACTGCTCGCCGACACGACCGGCCTCTTCCACGGCCTGGTCCGCCGCCAACTGCGCTGA
- the recQ gene encoding DNA helicase RecQ translates to MALPDASPDTSETSETSDALQVLHRVFGYGSFRGEQQEIIEQVVGGGDALVLMPTGGGKSLCYQIPALVREGTGIVISPLIALMQDQVNALTALGVRAGFLNSTQDPYERQAVEQAFLAGELDLLYLAPERLRTESTQRLLDRGTVSLFAIDEAHCVAQWGHDFRPDYLALSMLHERWPKVPRIALTATATEATHAEIVARLGLEEARHFVASFDRPNIQYRIAPKNNPLKQVLELIRSEHAGDAGVVYCLSRASVEKTAAFLVEQGIDAVAYHAGMDARARAANQARFLREDGVVVVATIAFGMGIDKPDVRFVAHLDLPKSVEGYYQETGRAGRDGEPATAWLAYGLQDVVQQRKLIDGSEGDETHRRSLGMHLDAMLALCETVDCRRVRLLEYFGQSGAPCGNCDTCLTPAESWDATVASQKLLSTVWRLANERRQKFGAGQIIDILQGKKTAKVIQFDHDALSVFGVGADLGTAEWRGVVRQLLAQRLLAVEGEYGTLVLTEDSGEVLGGRRSVPMRKEKTPAGPARKESGSRSGKGARVPVDLPAAAEPVFLALRAWRAETAKEQGVPAYVVFHDATLREIATRLPATAEELGTIGGIGEAKLAKYAEGVLDTLAECGAAASPPAGSGSAAPALPAARPAAPPTASAPDEDEPPFDLDEMAPPPWDDWQ, encoded by the coding sequence ATGGCACTCCCCGACGCTTCCCCCGACACCTCCGAGACCTCGGAGACCTCCGACGCTCTGCAGGTACTGCACCGCGTGTTCGGCTACGGCTCCTTCCGCGGTGAGCAGCAGGAGATCATCGAGCAGGTCGTCGGCGGCGGTGACGCCCTCGTACTGATGCCGACCGGCGGCGGCAAGTCGCTCTGCTACCAGATCCCGGCACTCGTCAGAGAAGGCACGGGCATCGTCATCTCGCCGCTCATCGCGCTGATGCAGGACCAGGTGAACGCGCTGACCGCCCTCGGGGTGCGGGCCGGATTCCTCAACTCGACGCAGGACCCGTACGAGCGGCAGGCCGTCGAGCAGGCGTTCCTCGCCGGCGAGCTGGACCTGCTCTACCTGGCCCCCGAGCGCCTGCGCACCGAGAGCACCCAGCGGCTGCTCGACCGGGGGACGGTCTCGCTCTTCGCGATCGACGAGGCGCACTGCGTCGCCCAGTGGGGTCACGACTTCCGGCCCGACTACCTCGCGCTGTCGATGCTGCACGAGCGCTGGCCGAAGGTGCCGCGGATCGCGCTGACCGCGACGGCCACCGAGGCCACGCACGCCGAGATCGTGGCGCGGCTCGGCCTGGAGGAGGCCCGGCACTTCGTCGCCAGCTTCGACCGGCCGAACATCCAGTACCGGATCGCCCCGAAGAACAACCCGCTCAAGCAGGTGCTGGAGCTGATCCGCAGCGAGCACGCCGGTGACGCCGGGGTCGTCTACTGCCTCTCGCGGGCCTCCGTGGAGAAGACCGCCGCCTTCCTGGTGGAGCAGGGCATCGACGCCGTGGCGTACCACGCCGGCATGGACGCCCGGGCGCGCGCGGCGAACCAGGCGCGCTTCCTGCGGGAGGACGGGGTCGTGGTGGTGGCCACGATCGCCTTCGGCATGGGCATCGACAAGCCGGACGTGCGCTTCGTGGCGCACCTCGACCTGCCGAAGTCGGTCGAGGGCTACTACCAGGAGACCGGCAGGGCGGGCCGCGACGGCGAGCCGGCCACGGCGTGGCTGGCGTACGGCCTGCAGGACGTGGTGCAGCAGCGCAAGCTCATCGACGGTTCCGAGGGCGACGAGACGCACCGCCGCTCCCTGGGCATGCACCTGGACGCCATGCTCGCGCTGTGCGAGACGGTCGACTGCCGCCGGGTGCGGCTGCTGGAGTACTTCGGCCAGTCGGGCGCGCCGTGCGGCAACTGCGACACGTGTCTGACACCGGCCGAGTCCTGGGACGCGACGGTCGCCTCGCAGAAGCTGCTGTCGACCGTGTGGCGGCTGGCGAACGAACGGCGGCAGAAGTTCGGCGCCGGCCAGATCATCGACATCCTCCAGGGCAAGAAGACGGCCAAGGTCATCCAGTTCGACCACGACGCGCTCTCGGTGTTCGGCGTCGGGGCGGACCTGGGCACGGCGGAGTGGCGGGGCGTCGTACGCCAGCTGCTGGCGCAGCGGCTGCTGGCGGTGGAGGGCGAGTACGGGACGCTGGTGCTGACGGAGGACAGCGGCGAGGTGCTGGGCGGGCGCCGCAGCGTTCCGATGCGGAAGGAGAAGACGCCCGCCGGACCCGCCCGCAAGGAGTCCGGATCGCGCTCGGGCAAGGGCGCCCGTGTGCCGGTCGACCTGCCGGCCGCGGCCGAGCCGGTCTTCCTGGCCCTGCGCGCCTGGCGGGCCGAGACGGCCAAGGAGCAGGGCGTACCGGCGTACGTCGTCTTCCACGACGCCACGCTGCGGGAGATCGCCACGCGGCTGCCCGCGACGGCGGAGGAGCTGGGCACGATCGGCGGTATCGGCGAGGCCAAGCTCGCCAAGTACGCCGAGGGCGTCCTCGACACCCTGGCGGAGTGCGGGGCAGCGGCCTCTCCCCCGGCGGGGTCCGGGTCCGCAGCTCCCGCTCTCCCGGCCGCCCGGCCCGCGGCACCGCCCACGGCGTCGGCCCCGGACGAGGACGAGCCGCCCTTCGACCTGGACGAGATGGCTCCGCCGCCGTGGGACGACTGGCAGTAG
- a CDS encoding NHLP family bacteriocin export ABC transporter peptidase/permease/ATPase subunit, with product MTAPHLPPAGRRRHRPGPKGGSRRRAASAPVPRGRTPRPVRTPTVLQMEAVECGAAALAMVLGHHGRFVPLEELRIACGVSRDGSRAGNLLRAARGYGLTAKGMQMDLAALAEVRAPAVLFWEFNHYVVYEGTARRLGRRGVYVNDPAKGRRFVPMDEFDTSFTGVVLTFEPGDGFRRGGRGPGVLGAVPARLRGTSGTMAAAVAASLLLVAVGAAVPALSRTYIDMFLIGEQTSLLGVLFASMAVALVLTATLTALLQANLLRGRIIASTLSSARFFRHLLRLPVTFYSQRNPADLVQRLQSNDTVAETLARDLSAAAVDAVVVVLYAVLLWTYDPQLTLVGVAVALLNVVALRIAIRLRATGTGKLRAESARLTNTAYGGLQLIETMKATGGENGFFRRWAGQHAVTLDVQQRLGVPSAWLAIVAPTLAAFNSALILTIGGLRAVEGHLTVGLLVAFQALVTGFTAPVARLGGVAGRIQDFAADIARLKDVENFPVDRVYSRREPAASTRRLKGHVELDGITFGYNPLDAPLLKDFSLTVGPGQQVALVGGSGSGKSTVSRLVSGLHVPWAGAIRIDGMRLEDIPRGALAASVSFVDQDVFLFEGTVRDNVTLWDPSITDEAVIAALEDAAVHDVVARRPGGIHSRVEQDGRNFSGGQRQRLEIARALVRRPSVMVLDEVTSALDAVTEQLVIDNLRRRGCACVVIAHRLSTVRDSDEIVVLDRGTVVERGRHERLVAARGPYAALVEEH from the coding sequence GTGACCGCGCCGCACCTGCCTCCCGCCGGGCGCCGGCGCCACCGCCCCGGGCCGAAGGGCGGTTCCCGCCGCAGGGCCGCATCCGCGCCCGTACCGAGGGGCAGGACGCCCCGACCCGTACGCACCCCCACCGTGCTGCAGATGGAGGCGGTGGAGTGCGGCGCCGCCGCGCTGGCCATGGTGCTCGGCCACCACGGCCGCTTCGTCCCGCTCGAAGAGCTGCGCATCGCGTGCGGTGTCTCCCGCGACGGCTCCCGCGCCGGCAACCTCCTCAGGGCCGCCCGTGGGTACGGGTTGACGGCCAAGGGCATGCAGATGGACCTGGCCGCGCTCGCCGAAGTGCGGGCCCCGGCCGTCCTCTTCTGGGAGTTCAACCACTACGTCGTCTACGAGGGCACGGCCCGGCGGCTCGGCCGCCGGGGCGTGTACGTCAACGACCCCGCCAAGGGCCGCCGGTTCGTCCCCATGGACGAGTTCGACACCAGCTTCACCGGGGTCGTCCTCACCTTCGAGCCCGGCGACGGGTTCCGCCGCGGTGGCCGCGGACCGGGTGTCCTCGGGGCCGTGCCGGCCCGCCTGCGGGGCACCTCGGGCACCATGGCCGCCGCCGTGGCCGCCAGCCTCCTCCTGGTCGCCGTCGGGGCGGCGGTACCGGCCCTGAGCCGTACGTACATCGACATGTTCCTCATCGGCGAGCAGACCTCCCTGCTCGGCGTGCTGTTCGCCTCGATGGCGGTCGCCCTCGTCCTCACCGCGACCCTCACCGCACTGCTGCAGGCCAACCTGCTGCGCGGGCGCATCATCGCCTCGACCTTGAGCAGTGCCCGCTTCTTCCGGCACCTGCTCAGGCTTCCGGTCACCTTCTACTCCCAGCGCAACCCGGCCGACCTGGTCCAGCGCCTGCAGTCCAACGACACCGTCGCCGAGACCCTCGCCCGGGACCTGTCCGCCGCCGCCGTGGACGCCGTGGTGGTCGTGCTCTACGCCGTGCTGCTGTGGACCTACGATCCGCAGCTCACCCTCGTCGGCGTGGCCGTGGCGCTGCTCAACGTGGTCGCCCTGCGGATCGCGATCCGGCTGCGGGCCACCGGTACCGGCAAGCTGCGCGCCGAGAGCGCCCGGCTGACCAACACCGCGTACGGCGGTCTCCAGCTCATCGAGACGATGAAGGCGACGGGCGGCGAGAACGGCTTCTTCCGCCGCTGGGCCGGACAGCACGCGGTCACCCTCGACGTGCAGCAGCGGCTCGGCGTGCCCAGCGCGTGGCTGGCGATCGTCGCGCCCACCCTCGCGGCGTTCAACAGCGCGCTGATCCTCACGATCGGCGGCCTGCGCGCGGTGGAGGGCCACCTCACCGTGGGGCTGCTCGTCGCCTTCCAGGCCCTGGTGACCGGCTTCACCGCCCCGGTCGCGCGGCTGGGCGGCGTCGCCGGCCGGATCCAGGACTTCGCGGCCGACATCGCCCGGCTGAAGGACGTCGAGAACTTCCCGGTCGACCGGGTCTACTCACGGCGCGAGCCCGCGGCCTCCACCCGCCGCCTCAAGGGCCATGTGGAGCTGGACGGCATCACCTTCGGCTACAACCCCCTGGACGCCCCGCTGCTCAAGGACTTCTCGCTGACGGTCGGGCCCGGGCAGCAGGTCGCGCTCGTCGGGGGCTCCGGCAGCGGCAAGTCCACCGTCTCCCGGCTGGTCTCCGGCCTCCACGTCCCGTGGGCCGGGGCCATCCGCATCGACGGGATGCGGCTGGAGGACATCCCGCGCGGGGCGCTGGCCGCCTCCGTCTCCTTCGTCGACCAGGACGTCTTCCTCTTCGAAGGCACCGTCCGCGACAACGTCACGCTGTGGGACCCCTCCATCACGGACGAAGCCGTGATCGCCGCGCTGGAGGACGCCGCCGTGCACGACGTGGTGGCCCGCCGCCCCGGTGGCATCCACAGCCGCGTCGAACAGGACGGCCGCAACTTCTCCGGCGGCCAGCGCCAGCGCCTGGAGATCGCACGGGCGCTGGTGCGCCGCCCCAGCGTCATGGTGCTCGACGAGGTGACCAGCGCCCTGGACGCGGTGACCGAGCAGCTCGTCATCGACAACCTGCGCCGCCGCGGCTGTGCCTGTGTGGTCATCGCCCACCGGCTGAGCACGGTGCGCGACAGCGACGAGATCGTCGTGCTCGACCGGGGCACGGTCGTGGAACGCGGGCGGCACGAACGGCTGGTCGCCGCCCGGGGCCCGTACGCCGCGCTGGTCGAGGAGCACTGA
- a CDS encoding SRPBCC family protein, translating to MPRTFTVSDSIVVRVSPADVYRHVCDPTRMGDWSPENLGATVHGDAGEARVGTVFDGRNKRGAFRWTTRCTVTAVEQDRLFRFRVHAIGIRRPRVPGSIATWEYRFEPVPEGTRVTETWTDDRRSWPDFAAHAFDRIATRGHTFADFQRGNIRTTLRNLKRVLEPASDTR from the coding sequence ATGCCTCGTACGTTCACCGTGTCCGACAGCATCGTGGTCCGCGTCAGCCCCGCCGACGTCTACCGGCACGTCTGCGATCCCACCCGCATGGGCGACTGGAGCCCGGAGAACCTCGGCGCCACCGTGCACGGAGATGCCGGGGAGGCCCGCGTCGGGACGGTCTTCGACGGGCGGAACAAGCGCGGGGCCTTCCGCTGGACCACCCGTTGCACGGTGACGGCGGTCGAGCAGGACCGGCTGTTCCGGTTCCGGGTGCACGCCATCGGGATCCGGCGGCCGCGGGTGCCCGGCTCCATCGCCACCTGGGAGTACCGGTTCGAGCCGGTCCCCGAGGGCACCCGGGTGACCGAGACGTGGACCGACGACCGGCGCTCGTGGCCGGACTTCGCGGCCCACGCCTTCGACCGGATCGCGACGCGGGGACACACCTTCGCCGACTTCCAGCGCGGGAACATCCGCACCACCCTGCGCAACCTCAAGCGGGTTCTGGAGCCGGCGTCCGACACACGGTGA